A single region of the Prosthecobacter debontii genome encodes:
- a CDS encoding septal ring lytic transglycosylase RlpA family protein, producing the protein MFCRQILSLALLALVSCASRPPAYREQGWASYVADHYTGRPTSSGELYHPQAYTAAHTSLPFGTVVTVKNIMNGRKVNVTINDRFPYYPGRIINLSSVAAQYIGIPYMQMGQVEVTAKTVAGGAYGTPHQAAPAYGGGYSPQPTYQPQPAYGGGYTPQPTQSYPSYTPQNGGGYQVQQPAAGAPNAPAFNGAGAPPPGLRTF; encoded by the coding sequence ATGTTTTGTCGCCAGATTCTTTCTCTCGCATTGCTGGCCCTAGTGAGTTGCGCCTCGCGGCCACCTGCTTATCGCGAACAGGGCTGGGCCTCCTACGTGGCTGATCACTACACTGGCCGCCCGACTTCCTCCGGTGAACTTTACCACCCGCAGGCTTACACTGCGGCCCACACCAGTCTGCCATTCGGCACCGTGGTCACGGTGAAAAACATCATGAATGGCCGGAAGGTCAACGTCACGATCAACGACCGCTTCCCTTATTACCCTGGGCGGATCATTAATCTCTCCAGCGTCGCCGCTCAGTACATCGGCATCCCTTACATGCAGATGGGACAGGTCGAAGTCACAGCGAAGACTGTGGCGGGCGGTGCCTATGGCACCCCCCATCAGGCAGCTCCGGCTTATGGAGGCGGCTATTCTCCTCAACCCACCTACCAGCCCCAGCCTGCTTATGGCGGCGGGTATACCCCTCAGCCGACTCAGAGTTATCCCAGCTACACCCCGCAGAACGGAGGCGGCTATCAAGTGCAACAGCCCGCAGCGGGGGCTCCCAATGCCCCTGCCTTCAATGGGGCCGGTGCCCCACCTCCCGGATTACGGACGTTCTAA
- a CDS encoding alpha/beta fold hydrolase: MPHRLKDTVVLIHGLGRTPRSLMPVRFWLWKAGYRVVSVGYPSRRMSIQSAVEKRLQPVLDRLQLRPGERVHFVTHSLGGILFRQWAVSRDRRFPLGRTVMLGPPNQGSEVLERLAHYRWPRWLLGPVVDELGVDENSTPRQLGVVPPGTGVIMGNKPVIPFFREILGPESDGIVTVSGGWVEGQADFMVTPADHTFMMWRPTVLRAVERFLKDGCFLPHKTWEPDDTLLSVSS; the protein is encoded by the coding sequence ATGCCTCACCGCCTGAAAGACACTGTGGTTTTGATCCACGGACTAGGACGGACACCGCGTAGCCTGATGCCGGTTCGGTTCTGGTTGTGGAAAGCTGGGTATCGTGTGGTCAGTGTGGGTTATCCCTCCCGTCGGATGTCGATCCAGAGTGCGGTGGAAAAACGTCTCCAGCCCGTCTTGGACCGACTCCAACTTCGTCCAGGAGAGCGGGTTCATTTCGTCACCCATTCCCTTGGCGGGATTCTTTTCCGCCAATGGGCCGTTTCCAGGGATCGTCGTTTCCCTCTGGGTCGGACGGTCATGCTCGGGCCACCGAATCAAGGCAGTGAGGTGCTGGAAAGGCTGGCTCACTATCGTTGGCCGCGCTGGCTGCTGGGTCCGGTCGTTGACGAACTCGGGGTGGATGAAAACAGCACGCCCCGCCAACTGGGTGTCGTGCCACCGGGCACAGGAGTGATCATGGGCAATAAACCCGTGATTCCGTTCTTCCGGGAAATCCTGGGACCCGAGTCTGACGGCATCGTAACGGTTTCAGGCGGGTGGGTAGAGGGACAGGCGGACTTTATGGTCACTCCCGCAGATCACACCTTCATGATGTGGCGACCCACAGTGCTCCGGGCGGTGGAACGCTTTCTCAAAGACGGCTGTTTTCTACCCCACAAGACGTGGGAACCGGACGACACCCTGCTCTCCGTCTCCTCTTAG
- the nuoB gene encoding NADH-quinone oxidoreductase subunit NuoB: MVVPAETHAAYDSKIEGNVVFTKLDAAINWMRKNSLWPMPMGLACCAIEMMAAACSRYDLSRFGAEVMRFSPRQADVMIVAGTVTYKMALAVKRIWDQMPEPKWCIAMGACASSGGMYRSYAVLQGIDNLIPVDIYISGCPPRPEALLEGLMRLQRKIENEESTAAQKREFINELELS; this comes from the coding sequence ATGGTCGTCCCTGCTGAAACTCACGCCGCTTACGATTCGAAAATCGAGGGCAACGTCGTCTTCACTAAGCTGGACGCGGCAATCAACTGGATGCGCAAAAATTCCCTCTGGCCGATGCCGATGGGTCTGGCCTGCTGCGCGATCGAAATGATGGCCGCCGCTTGCAGCCGGTATGACCTCTCCCGCTTCGGCGCTGAAGTGATGCGTTTCTCCCCTCGTCAGGCCGATGTCATGATCGTGGCTGGCACTGTGACCTACAAGATGGCTCTCGCCGTGAAGCGTATCTGGGACCAGATGCCCGAGCCCAAGTGGTGCATCGCCATGGGTGCCTGCGCCTCCAGCGGTGGCATGTATCGCAGCTATGCCGTGCTTCAGGGCATCGATAACCTCATCCCGGTGGACATCTATATCTCTGGCTGCCCTCCACGCCCTGAGGCACTGCTGGAAGGCCTGATGCGCCTTCAGCGCAAGATCGAAAACGAAGAATCCACCGCCGCACAGAAGCGCGAGTTCATCAACGAACTGGAATTGTCCTGA
- a CDS encoding amidohydrolase: protein MRIATALCLSLGLLSEAALAAPDLILHHGRIVTMDEALSFSEAVAVEGGRIIAVGDNDSVLGLKGERTELLDLKGKTLMPGLMDSHVHPGSAAMIEFDHEIPTMETIADVLAYLTSRVKASKPGDLISLRQVFITRLEEKRYPTRAELDLVAPENPVVFSTGPDAMLNSLALKLAGIDRNYQLPKESPARVESDAKGEPTGLLRSFSPKIAAKAVTRSPTEADRYERTQALFRDYNSVGLTTVADRDCSFGQTALYEKLHQNGDLSVRMRVSMSIPAMSLWPATQKAIEEVVASPLTQPSTDLQIIGTKVYLDGGMLTGSSFMTEPWGISEAYGISDPEYRGVQKISADRLKQLVEMVTASGLQFTAHSVGDAAVKLLVDTYEEVNKTHSVRDARSSITHCNFMQPESIAKAARLGVCIDLQPIWLHMDGLTLTGHFGQERMKIFQPLRACFDQKVIVGGGSDHMQKIGSFRSVNPYNPWLGMWTAITRKAGKLNEPVHAENAITREEALRLYTTNNAYLLKLEKDTGSIEKGKLADLILVDRDPLDCPLDDLPQTQVLKTWLGGKVVFSR, encoded by the coding sequence ATGCGCATAGCAACGGCTCTTTGCCTCTCCCTCGGTCTCCTTTCTGAAGCGGCTCTGGCGGCCCCCGATTTGATTCTTCACCACGGTCGAATCGTTACGATGGATGAGGCCTTGAGCTTCAGCGAAGCCGTCGCTGTGGAAGGAGGCCGTATCATCGCCGTGGGTGATAATGACAGCGTGCTGGGCCTGAAAGGCGAAAGAACGGAGTTGTTGGACCTAAAGGGAAAGACGCTGATGCCTGGGCTTATGGACTCTCATGTGCATCCAGGCTCCGCTGCCATGATCGAGTTCGATCACGAAATCCCGACGATGGAAACCATTGCCGATGTACTGGCTTACCTCACCTCTCGTGTGAAAGCGTCAAAACCGGGGGATCTCATCAGCCTGCGGCAGGTCTTCATCACACGACTGGAAGAGAAGCGCTATCCGACACGAGCCGAACTCGATTTGGTGGCTCCTGAGAATCCTGTGGTCTTTTCCACGGGTCCTGATGCCATGCTCAATAGTCTGGCTTTAAAGCTCGCAGGCATTGATCGGAACTACCAACTGCCCAAAGAGAGCCCGGCCCGGGTGGAGAGCGACGCCAAGGGTGAACCCACCGGTTTGCTTCGCAGCTTCAGCCCCAAGATTGCGGCGAAGGCCGTGACCCGTTCTCCCACGGAGGCAGATCGTTATGAGCGCACGCAAGCCTTGTTTCGGGATTACAACAGTGTTGGCCTGACGACCGTTGCGGATCGGGATTGCAGCTTTGGGCAAACGGCGCTGTATGAGAAACTGCATCAGAACGGAGATCTCAGCGTGCGCATGCGTGTCTCGATGAGCATCCCGGCGATGAGCCTCTGGCCCGCCACCCAGAAGGCCATCGAAGAAGTAGTCGCCAGTCCCTTGACCCAACCCAGCACGGATCTACAAATCATCGGCACCAAGGTTTATCTGGATGGAGGCATGCTCACGGGCAGTTCCTTCATGACCGAGCCCTGGGGCATAAGTGAAGCCTATGGCATCAGCGATCCGGAGTATCGCGGTGTGCAGAAGATCTCCGCAGATCGGCTGAAGCAATTGGTGGAGATGGTCACCGCATCAGGCTTGCAATTCACCGCTCACTCCGTGGGAGACGCGGCGGTGAAGCTGCTGGTGGATACCTATGAGGAGGTCAATAAGACCCACTCCGTGCGTGATGCGCGCAGCTCCATCACCCACTGCAACTTCATGCAGCCCGAGTCCATCGCCAAAGCCGCACGGCTGGGGGTGTGCATCGATCTCCAGCCCATTTGGCTGCACATGGATGGCCTCACCTTGACGGGCCATTTCGGGCAAGAGCGCATGAAGATCTTCCAACCTCTCCGGGCGTGTTTTGATCAAAAAGTCATCGTTGGCGGTGGCAGCGATCACATGCAGAAGATCGGCTCTTTTCGCAGTGTGAACCCTTACAATCCCTGGCTGGGCATGTGGACCGCCATCACGCGTAAGGCTGGCAAACTCAATGAGCCCGTGCATGCAGAAAACGCCATCACGCGTGAGGAAGCCCTTCGCCTTTACACCACGAACAACGCCTACCTGCTGAAGCTGGAAAAAGACACCGGCTCCATCGAGAAAGGCAAGCTCGCCGATTTGATCCTCGTCGATCGTGATCCGCTGGATTGCCCCCTTGATGATCTACCGCAGACTCAGGTGTTGAAAACCTGGTTGGGCGGCAAGGTGGTGTTTTCGCGTTGA
- a CDS encoding SMP-30/gluconolactonase/LRE family protein yields MKKHLLLPLFSLASVLAAEPAPDFQGGIERLDPAIDQLLAPDAKIEVLASGFNWSEGPVWKDGQILFSDVPENTVFGWKEGDKNAFISLRPSGSLDGTGQGSNGLALDAQGNLILTQQGERRIARLEKDGSFTTLADQYNGKRFNSPNDLVIARSGQIFFTDPPYGMKKGVEQDAPYHGIYRVDTDGKVSLIIDDIRWPNGIALSPDEKILYLAISDKEAARVMAYDLQADGSVQNGRVIFNAQALKSAERKGSCDGMKVDTQGNIWTTGPGGVLILSPQGKHMGTILTGQNTGNCAWGGPEKDTMYITADMFLLRVKTRIQGY; encoded by the coding sequence ATGAAAAAGCACCTTCTGCTTCCTCTTTTCAGCCTCGCTTCGGTTTTAGCGGCTGAGCCCGCCCCTGACTTTCAGGGTGGCATTGAGCGTCTGGACCCGGCTATCGATCAACTCCTGGCCCCAGACGCCAAGATCGAGGTCCTGGCTTCTGGGTTCAATTGGTCCGAAGGTCCGGTTTGGAAAGACGGACAAATCCTGTTTTCGGATGTGCCGGAAAATACCGTATTCGGTTGGAAGGAGGGTGATAAGAACGCCTTCATCAGCCTGAGACCCAGCGGCAGCTTGGATGGCACGGGCCAAGGTTCCAATGGCCTAGCCCTGGATGCGCAGGGAAATCTCATTCTGACTCAACAAGGAGAACGCCGCATCGCTCGTCTCGAAAAAGATGGCAGCTTTACCACCTTGGCCGATCAGTATAACGGTAAGCGTTTCAATAGCCCCAACGATCTCGTCATTGCCAGGAGCGGTCAGATCTTCTTCACCGATCCTCCCTACGGCATGAAAAAAGGCGTGGAGCAGGACGCCCCTTATCATGGAATCTATCGTGTGGACACGGATGGCAAAGTCAGCCTGATCATCGACGACATACGCTGGCCCAACGGCATTGCCCTGAGCCCAGATGAAAAGATCCTCTACCTCGCGATCTCCGACAAAGAGGCAGCGCGGGTGATGGCTTATGACCTGCAAGCGGATGGCAGCGTCCAAAACGGTCGCGTGATCTTTAATGCCCAGGCGCTGAAATCTGCGGAGCGCAAAGGCAGTTGCGACGGCATGAAAGTGGATACGCAAGGGAACATCTGGACCACGGGCCCGGGCGGCGTCTTGATTCTCAGCCCTCAGGGCAAGCATATGGGCACCATTCTCACCGGCCAAAATACGGGCAACTGCGCCTGGGGTGGTCCCGAAAAAGACACGATGTACATCACGGCGGACATGTTCTTGCTAAGGGTGAAGACTCGAATCCAAGGATACTGA
- a CDS encoding NADH-quinone oxidoreductase subunit C, whose protein sequence is MNAAQMVSALKDKFGPAVLGTVEFRGEHTVQVTLESAKKLLKYCRDELNFDYLVDISSLDHMGQEPRFEMVYELYGYGHLQHLRVKAQIPDGEEDNVPTVSDIWATADWHEREVYDMMGIKFAGHPDLRRILMWEGYPYFPLRKEFPLAGKPSDMPEVAFTGIAPMADGPFVTSAGADDTIAAEPRSRRAID, encoded by the coding sequence ATGAACGCCGCACAAATGGTTTCAGCTCTGAAAGACAAATTCGGTCCAGCCGTCCTCGGCACGGTCGAATTTCGTGGTGAGCACACCGTCCAGGTCACTTTGGAGAGTGCTAAAAAGCTGCTGAAATACTGCCGCGACGAGTTGAACTTCGACTATCTCGTAGATATCTCCAGCCTGGATCATATGGGTCAGGAGCCTCGCTTCGAGATGGTCTATGAGCTCTACGGCTACGGACATCTCCAACACCTGCGCGTGAAAGCCCAGATCCCGGATGGCGAAGAGGACAACGTGCCGACCGTGAGCGACATCTGGGCCACAGCCGATTGGCATGAGCGGGAGGTCTATGACATGATGGGCATCAAGTTCGCAGGTCACCCCGACCTGCGCCGTATCCTCATGTGGGAAGGCTACCCCTACTTCCCCCTGCGCAAGGAATTCCCTCTGGCCGGCAAGCCGAGCGATATGCCTGAGGTGGCTTTCACGGGCATCGCCCCGATGGCCGACGGGCCCTTCGTCACCAGCGCCGGAGCCGATGACACCATCGCCGCTGAGCCTCGGTCACGCCGAGCGATTGATTGA
- a CDS encoding PSD1 and planctomycete cytochrome C domain-containing protein, translating to MKFSPYLYALLFVSAHSSATAELSFEKDVRPILKAHCFHCHGEDGHAKGDLDVRLKHFLEKGGESGPSIVPGKPHESLLLEVVKNGEMPKADKKLKPEEITVIEQWITQGAKTLRPEPEKITGPVITEEERAWWSFQPIQRPKVPVVKTARNAVDAFVRETLAKTKLSPSPEADRATLIRRAYFDLIGLPPTDAQVQAFVADARPDAYERLIDDLLRSPQYGERWGRHWLDVVGYADSEGYNDTDTPRDTAWRYRDYVIRAFNADKPFDQFIREQLAGDEMIPMPPKDLTAAQKDLLTATGYLRMAPDGTGSRNDDAELAKNVVLTETVKIVSSSLLGMTVGCAECHDHRYDPIPQVDFYKLRALFEPGMDWKKWRAPALREISLLTEKEKAYAAELEKEAKVIEAELQPKLDELRDWVFQQELLKIPEPKRDYARTAGLLWQKDKKQLSAEQAEYLENNPFLKVGNSTGPLNLYLANYKRDKELADMQAAVAARAKAVRDRKPKNETVRAFAEPIAYGNKSLVPATLVFMRGNMNSPGAAVNPGDLTLLNPEHPVEFASDDKVLPTTGRRLAFAKHLTDGKHPLLARVLVNRFWLHHFGRGLVNTPGDFGTQGEKPSHPALLDWLAAEFMESGWSLKHLHRLMMTSATYRQSSAKRPDAERVDAANALYWRMNVRRLEAETLRDTILATTHQLNLTPYGPPVPIYEDANAQVVVGMEKPMGANQENRRSIYVTQRRSTPVYQLAAFDAPQMEPNCELRNVSTVAPQSLLMMNSAFLVAQSREFAQVVQKHAGVKTDARTQAATAWRLAYGTTPTAADVSELENYLAEQTAILSSRPLKKGDTPPADNALASLCQVLLSSNRFMYVD from the coding sequence GTGAAGTTTTCCCCCTACCTCTATGCGCTTTTGTTTGTGTCGGCTCATTCATCCGCAACGGCGGAGCTGTCGTTTGAGAAAGACGTCCGCCCGATTCTGAAGGCGCACTGCTTTCACTGTCACGGTGAAGACGGGCACGCCAAAGGTGACCTGGATGTGCGGTTGAAACACTTCCTCGAAAAAGGCGGGGAATCCGGTCCCTCCATCGTGCCGGGCAAGCCACACGAAAGCCTGCTGCTGGAAGTGGTGAAAAACGGTGAGATGCCCAAGGCTGACAAAAAGCTCAAGCCTGAAGAGATCACAGTCATCGAACAATGGATCACTCAGGGTGCCAAAACGTTGCGGCCTGAGCCGGAGAAAATCACGGGGCCTGTGATTACGGAAGAAGAACGCGCCTGGTGGTCGTTCCAGCCTATTCAGCGGCCCAAGGTGCCTGTCGTCAAAACGGCTCGTAATGCGGTGGATGCTTTCGTGCGTGAGACCTTAGCCAAAACCAAGCTATCCCCTTCCCCGGAAGCTGACCGTGCCACTCTCATCCGGCGGGCTTACTTCGATCTCATCGGACTACCGCCCACCGATGCTCAAGTGCAGGCCTTCGTGGCCGATGCACGTCCTGATGCCTACGAACGTCTGATTGATGATCTACTACGCTCTCCGCAATACGGTGAACGCTGGGGACGCCATTGGTTGGATGTGGTGGGTTATGCCGATAGCGAGGGCTACAATGACACGGATACACCCCGCGACACCGCCTGGCGTTATCGCGACTATGTCATCCGTGCCTTCAATGCTGATAAGCCGTTTGACCAATTCATCCGCGAGCAGCTCGCTGGGGACGAAATGATCCCCATGCCTCCCAAGGACCTGACCGCGGCACAGAAGGATTTGCTCACCGCCACGGGTTACCTGCGCATGGCACCGGATGGCACCGGTTCGCGCAACGATGATGCAGAACTGGCCAAGAACGTGGTGCTCACGGAAACGGTGAAAATCGTTTCAAGCTCATTGTTAGGCATGACCGTGGGCTGTGCCGAATGCCACGACCATCGTTACGATCCCATCCCGCAGGTGGATTTTTATAAGTTGCGTGCGCTTTTCGAGCCCGGCATGGATTGGAAGAAATGGCGGGCGCCGGCCTTGCGCGAAATCTCTCTGCTGACCGAGAAGGAAAAGGCTTACGCCGCTGAGCTGGAGAAAGAAGCCAAGGTTATCGAAGCCGAGCTTCAACCCAAATTGGATGAACTGCGTGACTGGGTTTTTCAGCAGGAGCTTCTCAAGATTCCTGAACCGAAACGCGACTACGCCCGCACGGCGGGTCTGCTCTGGCAGAAAGACAAAAAGCAACTCAGTGCCGAACAGGCCGAATACCTGGAAAACAACCCTTTTCTAAAGGTGGGCAACAGCACTGGACCGTTGAATCTCTACCTAGCTAACTACAAACGCGACAAAGAACTGGCCGACATGCAGGCAGCTGTCGCGGCGCGTGCCAAGGCTGTGCGTGACCGCAAGCCGAAGAATGAAACGGTGCGTGCCTTTGCTGAACCGATCGCCTATGGCAACAAGAGCCTGGTGCCTGCCACGCTGGTGTTCATGCGCGGCAATATGAACTCTCCAGGAGCCGCAGTAAATCCAGGGGACCTGACGCTTTTGAATCCGGAACACCCAGTCGAGTTTGCATCGGATGACAAGGTGCTGCCAACTACGGGACGACGATTGGCGTTTGCCAAGCATTTGACCGATGGAAAACATCCTTTGTTAGCGCGTGTGTTGGTCAATCGCTTCTGGTTGCACCACTTTGGTCGAGGTCTGGTTAACACCCCCGGAGACTTTGGCACTCAGGGAGAGAAACCCAGCCATCCCGCATTGCTTGACTGGCTGGCCGCAGAGTTCATGGAAAGCGGCTGGAGCCTGAAGCATCTGCATCGCCTGATGATGACCAGCGCGACCTATCGCCAAAGCTCCGCCAAGCGCCCTGATGCAGAACGGGTGGATGCGGCGAATGCTCTCTACTGGCGCATGAATGTGCGCCGCCTCGAGGCCGAGACCTTGCGCGACACCATTCTGGCCACCACCCACCAGCTCAACCTGACTCCGTATGGTCCGCCGGTGCCCATTTATGAGGATGCCAATGCCCAAGTTGTGGTGGGTATGGAGAAACCCATGGGGGCAAACCAGGAAAACCGCCGCAGCATCTATGTGACGCAACGCCGCAGCACGCCTGTGTATCAGCTCGCGGCTTTCGACGCGCCGCAAATGGAGCCTAACTGTGAGTTGCGCAACGTCAGCACCGTAGCTCCCCAGTCCTTGCTGATGATGAACAGCGCGTTCCTCGTCGCGCAATCCCGTGAATTTGCCCAGGTCGTGCAGAAACATGCAGGTGTTAAGACCGATGCTCGCACTCAAGCCGCCACAGCTTGGCGCTTGGCCTATGGCACCACACCCACCGCCGCAGATGTGAGCGAACTGGAAAACTACTTGGCCGAGCAAACCGCCATCCTCTCCAGCCGTCCTCTCAAGAAGGGGGACACTCCGCCTGCCGATAACGCCCTGGCCAGCCTGTGCCAAGTCTTATTGAGCTCGAACCGCTTCATGTATGTGGATTGA
- a CDS encoding sialate O-acetylesterase — MRTLAITSLLAALALSASAEIKLPAIIGDNMVLQQKQANPLWGWDTPGTDVTVKFAGQTKTAKAGADGKWTVTLDPVPANAQPATISIQGSNAREIKNVLVGEVWICSGQSNMQWNVGSTWDADLEIAMAKFPNIRLISVPQVGTQEPQKDFKGEWKECSPETVGPFSAVGYFYGRTLHKMLDVPVGLINNAWGGSAAEAWVRRDVLEKDARFKGLMDGWVQREKDLVSEKAKQDYDKAMAAWTNQKDEAARAKQPFATRAPQSPQQTLSGNARPANIYNGVLLPTIGYGIKGAIWYQGESNAGRAYEYGYLFPLMIQHWRTEWKQGDFPFYWVQLADFMPETPTPVESPWAELRESQTKTQFAIKNGGQAVIIDLGETNDIHPRNKRDVAERLARWALVKDYGLKLPYRSPEYQSLAINGNKAIVTLDTFGSTLRTVDVTEVKGFAICGEDQKWVWATAKIIGKDTVEVSAPEVAKPVAVRYAWANNPVCNLYTTDGLPVTPFRSDDFPMSTKPKP, encoded by the coding sequence ATGCGCACTCTTGCGATCACGTCCCTCCTGGCTGCCCTGGCTCTATCCGCCAGTGCAGAAATCAAGCTGCCCGCCATCATTGGCGATAACATGGTGCTTCAGCAGAAGCAGGCCAATCCCCTCTGGGGCTGGGATACACCCGGCACGGATGTGACGGTGAAATTTGCTGGCCAGACCAAGACCGCCAAAGCCGGTGCGGATGGCAAGTGGACGGTGACGCTGGACCCCGTGCCTGCCAATGCCCAGCCTGCTACCATTTCCATCCAAGGCAGCAATGCCCGCGAGATCAAAAACGTGCTCGTGGGTGAAGTCTGGATCTGCTCGGGCCAATCCAACATGCAGTGGAATGTGGGCAGCACCTGGGACGCCGATCTGGAGATCGCCATGGCTAAGTTTCCCAACATCCGTCTGATCTCAGTCCCCCAAGTCGGCACCCAGGAGCCTCAAAAAGATTTCAAAGGCGAGTGGAAAGAGTGCTCCCCTGAGACCGTCGGCCCCTTCAGTGCCGTGGGTTACTTTTACGGTCGCACATTGCATAAGATGTTGGACGTGCCTGTGGGGCTAATCAACAACGCTTGGGGTGGCAGCGCTGCCGAGGCGTGGGTTCGGCGGGATGTGCTGGAGAAGGACGCCCGATTCAAAGGCCTGATGGATGGATGGGTTCAGCGCGAAAAGGACCTCGTCAGTGAGAAGGCCAAACAGGACTACGACAAAGCCATGGCGGCCTGGACCAACCAGAAAGACGAAGCCGCTAGAGCGAAGCAACCCTTCGCGACACGTGCTCCCCAGAGCCCACAACAAACCCTCAGCGGTAATGCCCGCCCCGCAAACATCTACAACGGTGTACTCCTCCCCACCATCGGTTACGGCATCAAAGGAGCCATCTGGTATCAAGGTGAATCCAACGCCGGCCGCGCCTATGAATACGGTTATCTTTTCCCGCTCATGATCCAACACTGGCGCACCGAATGGAAGCAGGGTGACTTCCCTTTCTACTGGGTGCAGTTGGCCGACTTCATGCCTGAAACGCCCACTCCTGTCGAGAGCCCCTGGGCTGAGCTTCGTGAAAGCCAGACTAAGACTCAATTCGCGATCAAGAATGGTGGTCAAGCCGTCATCATCGACCTCGGTGAAACCAATGACATCCACCCCCGCAACAAGCGCGATGTGGCTGAGCGCCTCGCCCGCTGGGCACTCGTGAAAGACTACGGTCTGAAGCTGCCCTATCGCAGCCCTGAATACCAATCCCTCGCCATCAACGGTAACAAAGCCATCGTCACCCTGGACACCTTCGGCTCCACTCTGCGCACCGTGGACGTGACCGAAGTGAAGGGCTTTGCCATCTGTGGTGAAGATCAGAAGTGGGTCTGGGCCACCGCCAAGATCATCGGCAAAGACACGGTCGAAGTCAGCGCACCAGAGGTGGCTAAACCTGTCGCCGTCCGCTATGCCTGGGCCAACAACCCCGTGTGCAATCTCTACACCACCGACGGTCTGCCTGTTACCCCTTTCCGCTCGGACGACTTCCCGATGTCCACCAAGCCAAAGCCGTAA